The Mycolicibacterium hassiacum DSM 44199 genome includes a window with the following:
- the argH gene encoding argininosuccinate lyase, with the protein MSTNEGSLWGGRFEGGPSDALAALSKSTQFDWALAPYDIQASKAHARVLFRAGLLTEEQLDGLLAGLDRLAADIADGSFAPAPTDEDVHGALERGLIERVGAELGGRLRAGRSRNDQVATLFRMWLRDAVRRVGAGVLDVVDALAAQAQAHPAAIMPGKTHLQSAQPVLLAHHLLAHAHPLLRDVDRLLDFDKRAAVSPYGSGALAGSSLGLDPDAIAAELGFDSAADNSIDATAARDFAAEAAFVFAMIGVDLSRLAEDLILWSTTEFGYVTLHDSWSTGSSIMPQKKNPDIAELARGKAGRLIGDLAGLLATLKAQPLAYNRDLQEDKEPVFDAAAQLELLLPAMAGMVATLRFNEERMAELAPQGYTLATDMAEWLVRRGVPFRVAHEAAGAAVRTAEGRGVGLEELTDAELAQIHPELTPEVRSVLTVQGSVEARSARGGTAPVQVARQLDLVRETTAALRQRLRR; encoded by the coding sequence GTGAGCACCAACGAGGGATCGCTGTGGGGCGGCCGCTTCGAAGGCGGACCGTCGGACGCCCTGGCGGCGCTGAGCAAGTCGACCCAATTCGACTGGGCGCTGGCCCCGTACGACATCCAGGCGTCGAAGGCGCACGCCCGGGTGCTGTTCCGCGCCGGGCTGCTCACCGAGGAGCAGCTCGACGGGCTGTTGGCCGGCCTGGACCGGCTCGCCGCCGACATCGCCGACGGCAGCTTCGCCCCGGCGCCCACCGATGAGGACGTGCACGGCGCGCTGGAACGCGGCCTGATCGAACGTGTCGGGGCGGAGCTGGGTGGCCGGCTCCGCGCCGGGCGGTCACGAAACGACCAGGTGGCCACGCTGTTTCGGATGTGGCTGCGGGATGCGGTGCGCCGGGTCGGGGCCGGGGTGCTCGACGTGGTGGATGCGTTGGCCGCCCAGGCGCAGGCGCACCCTGCCGCGATCATGCCGGGCAAAACCCACCTGCAGTCGGCCCAGCCGGTGCTGTTGGCCCATCACCTGCTCGCCCATGCGCATCCGCTGCTGCGCGACGTGGACCGGCTGCTGGACTTCGACAAGCGCGCGGCGGTGTCGCCGTACGGCTCCGGTGCGCTGGCGGGTTCGTCGCTGGGTCTCGACCCGGATGCCATCGCCGCCGAACTCGGGTTCGACTCGGCCGCCGACAACTCCATCGACGCCACCGCGGCGCGGGATTTCGCCGCCGAGGCCGCTTTTGTGTTCGCCATGATCGGGGTCGACCTGTCCCGGCTGGCCGAGGATCTGATCCTCTGGAGCACAACCGAGTTCGGTTATGTGACGCTGCACGACTCGTGGTCCACCGGCAGCTCGATCATGCCGCAGAAGAAGAATCCGGACATCGCCGAACTGGCCCGCGGCAAGGCGGGGCGATTGATCGGCGACCTGGCGGGGCTGCTGGCCACGCTCAAGGCGCAGCCGCTGGCCTACAACCGGGACCTGCAGGAGGACAAGGAGCCGGTGTTCGACGCGGCCGCCCAGCTCGAGCTGCTGCTGCCGGCGATGGCCGGGATGGTCGCGACGCTGCGGTTCAACGAGGAGCGGATGGCCGAACTCGCCCCGCAGGGCTACACGCTGGCGACCGATATGGCCGAATGGCTGGTGCGCCGCGGGGTGCCGTTCCGGGTCGCCCACGAGGCGGCCGGGGCGGCGGTGCGCACGGCCGAGGGGCGCGGCGTCGGCCTGGAGGAGCTCACCGATGCCGAGCTCGCGCAGATTCATCCGGAGCTGACCCCCGAGGTGCGCTCGGTGCTCACCGTGCAGGGATCGGTCGAGGCCCGTTCCGCGCGCGGCGGCACCGCCCCGGTGCAGGTGGCCCGCCAGCTCGATCTGGTCCGCGAGACCACCGCGGCCCTGCGGCAGCGGCTGCGCCGCTGA
- the phnC gene encoding phosphonate ABC transporter ATP-binding protein, giving the protein MVTPVTRTAAPRALPTPTAIEVTNLHVRYRRNSAVTLAGVDLRVPDGQTVALIGTNGAGKSTLLRCLVRLVEPTDGTITIAGAVVTGASRRALRAIRRDVGFVFQRFHLIPRLSAFHNVVHGAMGRHGNRCAWPATAPASVRTEAMECLARVGLADHAARRVDALSGGQQQRVAIARMLMQRPRIILADEPVASLDPVTAHTVMDLLCAIAAERGVTVIVALHQIDLALRYADRVVGLRNGRVEFDSLMAECDRDRLDAVYTGAFG; this is encoded by the coding sequence ATGGTGACTCCCGTTACCCGGACTGCCGCACCGAGAGCACTCCCGACCCCCACCGCCATCGAGGTGACGAACCTGCACGTGCGCTACCGGCGCAACAGCGCGGTCACCCTGGCCGGCGTCGACCTGCGCGTCCCCGACGGCCAGACGGTCGCGCTGATCGGCACCAACGGTGCGGGCAAGTCCACCTTGCTGCGCTGCCTGGTTCGGCTGGTCGAACCGACCGACGGCACCATCACCATCGCCGGGGCCGTCGTCACCGGGGCGTCGCGGCGCGCACTACGCGCCATCCGGCGCGACGTCGGGTTCGTGTTCCAGCGGTTTCATCTGATTCCGCGGCTCAGCGCGTTTCACAACGTGGTGCACGGTGCGATGGGCCGACACGGCAACCGCTGCGCGTGGCCGGCCACCGCGCCCGCCTCGGTGCGCACCGAGGCGATGGAATGCCTGGCCCGCGTGGGACTCGCCGACCACGCCGCGCGCCGGGTCGACGCTCTCAGCGGCGGGCAACAACAGCGCGTGGCCATCGCGCGGATGCTCATGCAGCGACCGCGCATCATCCTCGCCGACGAGCCGGTCGCCAGCCTCGATCCGGTGACGGCGCACACCGTGATGGATCTGCTGTGTGCGATCGCGGCCGAGCGCGGTGTCACGGTCATCGTCGCGCTGCACCAGATCGACCTGGCGTTGCGCTACGCCGACCGGGTAGTCGGATTACGGAACGGCAGAGTCGAATTCGACAGTCTCATGGCCGAATGCGACCGCGACCGACTCGATGCGGTCTACACCGGAGCGTTCGGGTGA
- a CDS encoding ABC-F family ATP-binding cassette domain-containing protein gives MANLINLERVSVSYGTRTLLDGVSLGVEDGDAVGVVGRNGDGKTTLLQVLTRTREPDSGRVTHTSGLSVGYLRQGDDFRPDATVREVIVGGAPDHVWAADPTTREVIENLLGGVGLDAAVATLSGGERRRVALAAVLTAGHDVLVLDEPTNHLDIEVIGWLARRLTDRRPRALVVVSHDRWFLDAVCTRTWEVHDGTVDGYEGGYAAYVLARAERARLAAAAETRRQNLMRKELAWLRRGPPARTSKPKFRIQAANELIADEPPPRDSLALQRFAMTRLGKDVFDLHRLRLEVGTPPRTILAELDWSIGPGDRIGLVGVNGTGKTSVLRLLAGELEPAAGAIKRGRTLRIGYLSQALAELDGSARVLDAVEDRKRITQLADGRELSAATLLEDFGFTGDKLTTRIAELSGGERRRLQFLRLLLDEPNVLLLDEPTNDLDIDTLTVIEDFLDGWPGTLIVVTHDRYFLERVTDVTYALVGEGRCVLLPGGIDQYLAQRSDARRAAAPTAAAAKGESAAARQRRTAKELARIENQLTKLEERIAAQHEAMAAAASDHVKLAELNDELQQLLSRKNELEEAWLALAED, from the coding sequence ATGGCCAACCTGATCAACCTCGAACGCGTGAGCGTGTCCTACGGCACGCGCACCCTGCTCGACGGCGTCAGCCTGGGCGTCGAGGACGGGGACGCCGTCGGCGTGGTGGGCCGCAACGGTGACGGCAAGACCACGCTGCTGCAGGTGCTGACCCGCACCCGGGAGCCCGATTCCGGCCGGGTCACCCACACCTCCGGGCTGTCGGTGGGTTACCTGCGCCAGGGCGACGACTTCCGGCCGGACGCCACGGTGCGCGAGGTGATCGTGGGCGGCGCCCCGGATCACGTGTGGGCGGCCGACCCCACCACCCGTGAGGTGATCGAGAACCTGCTCGGCGGGGTCGGTCTGGACGCCGCGGTGGCCACGCTGTCCGGCGGCGAGCGGCGGCGGGTGGCGCTGGCGGCGGTGCTGACCGCCGGTCACGACGTGCTGGTGCTCGACGAGCCGACCAACCATCTCGACATCGAGGTGATCGGGTGGCTGGCCCGCCGGCTGACCGACCGCCGGCCGCGGGCACTGGTGGTGGTCAGCCACGACCGCTGGTTCCTCGACGCGGTGTGCACCCGGACCTGGGAGGTGCACGACGGCACCGTGGACGGCTACGAGGGCGGCTACGCCGCCTATGTGCTGGCCCGCGCCGAACGGGCGCGGCTGGCGGCGGCCGCCGAGACGCGCCGGCAGAACCTGATGCGCAAGGAGCTGGCGTGGCTGCGGCGCGGTCCACCGGCGCGCACCTCGAAGCCGAAGTTCCGTATCCAGGCCGCCAACGAGCTCATCGCCGACGAACCGCCACCGCGGGATTCGCTTGCGCTGCAACGGTTCGCCATGACCAGGCTGGGCAAGGACGTGTTCGACCTGCACCGGCTGCGGCTGGAGGTCGGCACCCCGCCGCGCACCATCCTGGCGGAGCTGGACTGGTCGATCGGGCCGGGCGACCGGATCGGGCTGGTCGGCGTCAACGGCACCGGCAAGACGTCGGTGCTGCGGCTGCTGGCCGGCGAACTCGAACCCGCCGCCGGCGCCATCAAGCGCGGCAGGACGCTGCGGATCGGCTATTTGAGCCAGGCGCTGGCGGAGCTCGACGGCTCCGCCCGGGTGCTCGACGCGGTGGAGGACCGCAAGCGCATCACCCAACTGGCCGACGGGCGGGAACTCAGCGCGGCGACCCTGCTGGAGGACTTCGGGTTCACCGGCGACAAGCTCACCACCCGGATCGCGGAGCTCTCCGGCGGAGAGCGGCGCCGGTTGCAGTTCCTGCGGTTGCTGCTCGACGAGCCCAACGTGCTGCTGCTCGACGAGCCCACCAACGACCTCGACATCGACACCCTCACCGTCATCGAGGATTTCCTCGACGGCTGGCCGGGCACGCTGATCGTGGTCACCCACGACCGCTACTTCCTCGAACGGGTCACCGACGTCACCTATGCGCTCGTCGGCGAGGGCCGGTGTGTGCTGCTGCCCGGAGGCATCGACCAGTACCTCGCCCAGCGGTCCGACGCCCGGCGCGCCGCGGCGCCCACCGCCGCCGCAGCGAAGGGTGAGTCGGCCGCGGCCCGGCAGCGGCGCACCGCCAAGGAGCTGGCCCGTATCGAGAACCAGCTGACCAAGCTAGAGGAGCGCATCGCCGCCCAGCACGAGGCGATGGCGGCCGCCGCCTCCGACCACGTCAAGCTGGCTGAGCTCAACGACGAACTGCAGCAACTGCTTTCTCGCAAGAACGAGCTCGAGGAGGCGTGGCTGGCGCTGGCCGAGGACTAG
- the phnE gene encoding phosphonate ABC transporter, permease protein PhnE, protein MTATRAESRAGRRPPARIRRPSLLTLTVVLVIAALLINGWGQGVTMRPDALATGVFRLGQFLDDAVPPDVDRIGPILKALLVTVEMALLGTAIGVVVSMPLAVLAARNTSPHRTCYTAGRAVITICRTIPDLVWGLIFVIAVGLGPQAGVLAIAVDVLGFCGRFFAEAIEDIDPGRIEGLRALGAPRVGVLTGGIIPDCLPSFVTTSMFALESSARSSVVLGLVGAGGIGIELATSMTLLRYDEAATIILAILGVVVVFERVSAAIRARLIGGEK, encoded by the coding sequence GTGACCGCGACCCGGGCGGAGTCCCGCGCGGGCCGGCGCCCGCCGGCGCGGATTCGCCGGCCGAGTCTGCTGACGCTGACCGTCGTTCTGGTCATCGCAGCGCTGCTGATAAACGGGTGGGGTCAGGGCGTCACGATGCGCCCCGATGCCCTGGCCACCGGGGTGTTCCGGCTCGGTCAGTTCCTCGACGACGCCGTGCCCCCGGACGTCGACCGGATCGGGCCGATCCTCAAGGCACTGCTCGTTACGGTCGAGATGGCACTGCTGGGCACCGCGATCGGCGTCGTGGTCAGCATGCCGCTGGCTGTGCTGGCCGCCCGCAACACCAGCCCGCATCGGACCTGCTACACGGCCGGCCGCGCGGTGATCACCATCTGCCGCACCATCCCCGACCTGGTGTGGGGCTTGATCTTCGTGATCGCGGTCGGGTTGGGACCGCAGGCCGGAGTGCTCGCCATCGCGGTGGACGTGCTGGGGTTCTGCGGGCGGTTCTTCGCCGAGGCCATCGAGGACATCGATCCCGGCCGCATCGAGGGACTGCGTGCCCTGGGCGCCCCTCGGGTCGGCGTGCTCACCGGCGGGATCATCCCCGACTGCCTGCCGTCGTTCGTGACCACCTCGATGTTCGCGCTGGAATCGTCGGCGCGTTCGTCGGTGGTGCTCGGACTGGTGGGTGCGGGTGGGATCGGCATCGAACTGGCCACCTCGATGACCCTGCTGCGCTACGACGAGGCGGCGACGATCATCCTCGCCATTCTCGGTGTTGTCGTTGTCTTCGAACGGGTTTCGGCGGCTATCCGAGCACGCCTGATCGGAGGGGAGAAGTGA
- a CDS encoding GntR family transcriptional regulator yields the protein MTELVERINRHADRPVYRQLSGLIEARLAATARPGDRLPSEAELSRRFRVNRLTVRRALDELNRRGIIETIHGKGSFVAAPIVRYDVSAGRDASFTRSMRALGRAVTIRLLGTEICETRRWQRELHTSGPLRTWTTVRLVDGQPWSLSRTTIGTDRFAELTDVWTGETSLYDLLQERYGVRIYRAYRTFSAQMAEPQDVEHLHVPVGAPVLQLQGLNVDQKDQPVALVQHRFRGDRIQFTVE from the coding sequence GTGACCGAACTGGTGGAGCGAATCAATCGGCACGCCGACCGGCCGGTCTACCGTCAGCTCAGCGGTCTGATCGAAGCGCGGCTGGCCGCGACCGCTCGGCCGGGCGACCGATTGCCCAGCGAAGCCGAACTGTCGCGCCGCTTCCGGGTCAACCGGCTCACGGTGCGCCGCGCTCTCGATGAGCTCAACCGCCGCGGCATCATCGAAACCATCCACGGCAAGGGCTCGTTCGTCGCCGCGCCGATCGTGCGCTACGACGTCTCCGCCGGCCGCGACGCCAGCTTCACGCGCAGCATGCGTGCACTGGGCCGTGCCGTGACCATCCGACTGCTCGGCACTGAGATCTGCGAAACCCGCCGGTGGCAGCGGGAACTTCACACCAGCGGGCCGTTGCGGACCTGGACGACCGTTCGACTGGTCGATGGTCAGCCGTGGTCGCTGTCGCGTACCACGATCGGAACCGACCGATTCGCCGAGTTGACCGACGTGTGGACCGGTGAGACATCGCTGTACGACCTCCTGCAAGAACGGTACGGGGTGCGCATTTACCGGGCGTACCGCACGTTCTCGGCGCAGATGGCCGAGCCACAGGATGTCGAACACCTGCACGTTCCGGTGGGGGCCCCGGTGCTGCAGCTGCAAGGGCTCAACGTCGACCAGAAGGACCAGCCGGTTGCCTTGGTGCAGCACCGGTTTCGCGGTGACCGCATCCAGTTCACGGTGGAGTAG
- a CDS encoding argininosuccinate synthase has protein sequence MPQPKSDRVILAYSGGLDTSVAISWIGKETGREVVAVAIDLGQGGEDMETVRQRALDCGAVEAVVIDARNEFAEDYCLPAIQNNALYMDRYPLVSALSRPLIVKHLVKAAREYGGAIVAHGCTGKGNDQVRFEVGFASLAPDLQVIAPVRDYAWTREKAIAFAEENGIPITVTKRSPFSIDQNVWGRAVETGFLEHLWNAPTKDVYSYTEDPTVNWNTPDEVIVGFEKGVPVSIDGRSVTVLEAIEELNRRAGEQGVGRLDVVEDRLVGIKSREIYEAPGAMVLITAHTELEHVTLERELGRFKRHTDQKWAELVYDGLWFSPLKSALEAFVAKTQEHVTGEIRMVLHGGHISVNGRRSPTSLYDFNLATYDEGDTFDQSAAKGFVQIHGLSSAISARRDLAGQ, from the coding sequence ATGCCACAACCGAAATCCGATCGCGTCATCCTGGCCTACTCCGGCGGTCTGGACACCTCCGTCGCGATCAGCTGGATCGGCAAGGAGACCGGGCGCGAGGTTGTGGCGGTCGCCATCGACCTCGGCCAGGGCGGCGAGGACATGGAGACGGTGCGCCAGCGCGCGCTGGATTGCGGCGCGGTCGAGGCCGTCGTCATCGACGCCCGCAACGAGTTCGCCGAGGATTACTGCCTGCCGGCCATCCAGAACAACGCGCTCTACATGGACCGCTATCCGCTGGTGTCGGCGCTGAGCCGCCCGCTGATCGTCAAGCACCTGGTCAAGGCGGCCCGCGAGTACGGCGGCGCGATCGTCGCGCACGGCTGCACCGGCAAGGGCAACGACCAGGTCCGCTTCGAGGTCGGGTTCGCTTCGCTGGCGCCGGATCTGCAGGTCATCGCCCCGGTGCGGGACTACGCCTGGACCCGGGAGAAGGCGATCGCGTTCGCCGAGGAGAACGGGATCCCGATCACCGTCACCAAGCGCTCGCCGTTCTCCATCGACCAGAACGTGTGGGGCCGGGCGGTGGAAACCGGCTTCCTGGAACACCTGTGGAACGCGCCGACCAAGGACGTCTACAGCTACACCGAGGACCCGACGGTCAACTGGAACACCCCCGACGAGGTGATCGTCGGCTTCGAGAAGGGCGTGCCGGTGTCGATCGACGGCCGGTCGGTGACCGTGCTGGAGGCGATCGAGGAACTCAACCGCCGCGCCGGCGAGCAGGGCGTGGGCCGGCTCGACGTGGTCGAGGACCGGCTGGTGGGCATCAAGAGCCGTGAGATCTACGAGGCGCCCGGGGCCATGGTGCTCATCACCGCCCACACCGAGCTCGAGCACGTCACGCTGGAACGCGAGCTCGGCCGGTTCAAGCGGCACACCGACCAGAAGTGGGCCGAGCTGGTCTACGACGGCCTGTGGTTCTCGCCGCTGAAGAGCGCGCTGGAGGCCTTCGTGGCCAAGACCCAGGAGCACGTCACCGGCGAGATCCGGATGGTGCTGCACGGCGGGCACATCTCGGTCAACGGCCGGCGCAGCCCGACCTCGCTGTACGACTTCAACCTGGCCACCTACGACGAGGGCGACACCTTCGACCAGTCGGCCGCCAAGGGCTTCGTGCAGATCCACGGCCTGTCGTCGGCCATCTCGGCGCGTCGGGACCTCGCCGGGCAGTGA
- a CDS encoding phosphate/phosphite/phosphonate ABC transporter substrate-binding protein encodes MSTGLTAGCGTGDPAGETRPGTVRLAVTDLQGLEELQREFGAFKTEFEKHSGLQVEFFAVSDRTAAAAALQAGRVDVVFTGPAEYVVIHDRTGAEPIVAIERDGYHSTIYTRADTGITNLEQLRGKKIAMSDVGSTSGHLGPSQMLVDAGLTPGSDVEVLTVGDTVHEALRRGDVDAVGIGHHDYEEFMATDDPDRYRILAEGPILPPDLLIARPGLDEQTVATIRQTLTDHFDVLLAAMLEGKDNAKYENAKLVNVTDADYDTVRSMYRAVGVDDFSRFLGD; translated from the coding sequence GTGTCGACGGGGCTGACTGCGGGATGCGGTACCGGTGACCCGGCTGGGGAGACCCGCCCCGGCACCGTCCGGTTGGCGGTCACCGATCTGCAGGGGCTCGAGGAGCTGCAACGCGAATTCGGTGCGTTCAAGACCGAGTTCGAGAAGCACTCGGGCCTGCAGGTGGAGTTCTTCGCCGTCAGTGACCGCACCGCCGCCGCCGCGGCTCTGCAGGCCGGTCGGGTCGACGTGGTGTTCACCGGTCCCGCCGAGTACGTGGTGATTCACGACCGGACGGGTGCCGAACCGATCGTGGCCATCGAACGCGACGGCTACCACTCGACCATCTATACCCGAGCCGACACCGGCATCACCAACCTGGAACAGTTGCGCGGCAAGAAGATCGCCATGAGCGACGTCGGGTCGACCAGCGGCCATCTCGGACCGTCGCAGATGCTTGTCGACGCCGGTCTCACCCCTGGCAGCGACGTCGAGGTGCTCACCGTCGGCGACACGGTGCACGAGGCGCTCAGACGTGGCGACGTCGACGCGGTCGGAATCGGCCACCACGACTACGAGGAATTCATGGCCACCGACGATCCGGACCGGTACCGGATTCTGGCCGAGGGGCCGATCCTGCCGCCGGACCTGCTCATCGCCCGCCCCGGACTCGACGAACAGACCGTTGCCACCATCCGGCAGACGTTGACCGACCACTTCGACGTTCTGCTCGCGGCGATGCTAGAGGGAAAGGACAACGCCAAGTACGAGAACGCCAAGCTGGTCAACGTCACCGATGCGGACTACGACACGGTGCGTTCGATGTACCGGGCGGTCGGTGTCGACGACTTTTCCCGGTTCCTCGGCGACTGA
- a CDS encoding phosphonate C-P lyase system protein PhnG — protein sequence MSDDLTPEQRFTALARADGRALEILADEILAGGADISIMVGPEPVSSPVRLPVPGAGNTTVVLGHVALTRCSVTLGGTRGDGIRAGHDLAGAVAAAICDAEHQRGGEFSGRIAALCRAVHQAEDERRRARAELVARTTLTEPGGQ from the coding sequence ATGAGTGACGACCTGACTCCCGAACAGCGCTTCACCGCGCTGGCCAGAGCCGACGGCCGCGCGCTGGAGATCCTCGCCGACGAGATTCTCGCGGGTGGGGCCGACATCTCGATCATGGTCGGCCCCGAACCGGTGAGCTCGCCGGTCCGGCTACCGGTTCCCGGAGCCGGGAACACCACGGTGGTGCTCGGTCACGTCGCGCTCACCAGGTGCAGCGTGACCCTCGGCGGTACCCGGGGTGACGGCATCCGTGCCGGGCACGACCTCGCGGGTGCGGTTGCCGCGGCCATCTGTGACGCCGAACACCAGCGCGGCGGTGAGTTCTCCGGGCGCATCGCCGCCCTCTGCCGCGCCGTACACCAGGCGGAAGACGAACGCCGTCGCGCACGAGCCGAACTCGTTGCCCGGACCACCCTGACCGAACCCGGGGGGCAATGA